The Manis javanica isolate MJ-LG chromosome 14, MJ_LKY, whole genome shotgun sequence genomic interval aactttacatttccctgtatggccccggaagatgactggttagccagagacgggtaagattcctcaagggaggaacaacctaagacaggcacagtcgcaggggggccatcaggtgagaatttggggatcaacagaggtgaggctcagaacctcaccccccctgctttgagagaaatcttctgcatccgtggatgtcttgctgcccttgtctagcctggattaatacttagtccataggcacacacctgatcatctgatcatctacatttgccttcttacagcactaaactatgttttctacctttatcttgcatctacctaccacttcagcattttattaaaaataaaaataataataataataggagaaatgtgggatcaacatataaatcaagtacaaaaatcaaacgaatattcatatttgagctgattgtttataggtcataatgcatgatcaaaaccgaaagtttctgtgatgaatgcccttgtactgttcaccatgtaagaatttattcactctgtaagaattcgttcaccatgtaagaacttgttcgttatgcttcagaagattggagactgacgagaattaggcttgagatggattaatgattgtacattgagcattgacccccctatactgaattttattgttgttaacaaccatttgatcaataaatatgagagatgccctctcaaaaaaaaaaaaaaaaaaaggaaaaaaaaaatgaattagtaaaatattttttaaatgcatatgacCTTTTGATTCCACTTGCTTCTCTgggtcttcattttcctttacaaAATTTCTATGTggacatgaaaatattaaatatagctAACATGCcattttcctgttaatctgtctagTGGCTGCTTAATACTTAGGCTCATGCACAATACACAAAAAGGatgaaatctttttttccctcccctacAGTGGGATGGCATACAGAAGTAACTGTATGGCTACAGAATGTTTTGCTCATGTTGTGAAAGTCTATATATAATCTTTCATATGATGATAGAAATGGAAGATTTAGCAAAAACTGTTGATGATGACCTTTCTCACATTTAcatgtaaatgtaattttttcatgttttccatgCATGCattatgctttaaaaatgaaaagtaattatgcattcagaaaaaaacgCAATTCTAATTTATACCAGAAAATAAGAGTTCAGATTTAAACAAAGACATATTTAAACGGCATGTGCAGCaagttctttgtttttcattaaatttttgtgGTATATGCAATGAAATTCCCAAATTTtggtgtacagcttgatgaattttgatatgcATATACAATCATGTAAGCATTATCCAGATGAAGATACCAAAttttttctcactgatttttcCCCTTTCACATTTTTTACCCATTCCCCCATCCCCCTCCACTATGGCacccaccagtctgttctctgatttctttataTTCCCTTCCCATTAAAATTTAATTGTGTAGACACTTGGGTGTTTAAAATagtgttttttcattatttaatatgCATATCAAATCAGTCAACTGGGTATCCTGTAACTATGTAAATTCTCATTCTCTAAGCCTCCTAGATTATTCTGATTGTGCTCATCCACTGGCCATACTTTGAATAGGGAGACTTTGTGAGGCAATCTAGTGGAAAATTCATACTTAAAAATCTATGATGATACCTTTTCTTCCATCACCTTTACCATCCCTGTATTTTCTTAACTGTACTGAAAATTATAGAACTTCTTTATTCACATGGGAGAGTGATACACAATAATGGAAAAGTAGTTGTCCATCCTTTTTTGCCACTTACTCTGAATTGAATTAGTATATAGTAAAATGAGTGTGTCTTTCACTATTATATTAAAATCTAAGAGAGTCGATACTTGCTTTTCATGTGAGATATCCAATTCTTTATACTGCCCAGTTcaaatttttcccattttctccccTTCAAATTTTTGATCGTGatacatttgctaatattttcaaattcagttacaTTACTCAGAAAAATGGTCGAGAGCAATTTCtagtttctaatttaatttttatgtttatattcataattaaatCTACATCAATGCCTTGGAATAGTACTGAATCATTATGTGTTTTGAATGTACATAGTGACAAATTTATATTAATCCATTTACAAGATggaattaaaacatttcttcctttaacgGGGACAATTTTGACGCATAGTTACTGTTAAGGTACATATTATTACAACATTTACCTGAAATATTATATGGTACTAAGCCAGCCTTTTTACCTATTCTGAATGGTTTATGGACTGGAAACTTGTAACTTTGGCATTAAACTAAAACATTcttaaatacattaattatagGCTAACTATTTCAAGAAGATACAAATCCATATGAAAAGTGAGAGAAGCGTCCATAACAGGTGGTATCAATTTCCTAATGTACTTTTCAATACTTACTGTTTGCAAATGTGGTATAGGAATCCATTCTAAGTTACTTAATTTACTTGATCTCCCAAATCCCCTGCATGAGCAATCTCTTCTGTGCTAGAAACTTTCTGAAGGCTTTCTTCACATCTTTTTTCTCAGAGTGTATATGAGTGGATTTAACATTGGGGTGACCACACACTAGAACATGGAGACCACTTTACCAATGGTGAAGTTGTACTTGGCTGGAGGACAGACATAGGCAAAGATGATGGTGCGATAATAGATGGTGACCACAGTGATGTGGGAGGCACAGGTGGAGAAAGCTTTTCTCCAAGCTTCCTGGGAAGACATTCTGATTACTGTGACCACAATGTATCCATAGGAGGACATGGTGAGAGGAAAATAACTGAGAATCACAACAGAGCTACATGTGTAGCTCAAGGCCTCCACCAAGAATGTATCTGAGCAAGAGAGTTTATAGATGGGGTCTGAGTCACAAAAGAAATGGTTGATCTTCTGGGGGCCACAGAAGTTCAGATGAGAGATAAGTATGGTAGATAGAAGAGGGGAAATGAAGCCCCCAATCCAAGATCCAGCAGAGAACTGCAGACACACTGGGATCCTCACGAGCACTGAGTATCTTACAGGATTGCAGACGGCCAGGTACCAGTCATAGGCCATCACTGCCAGGAGGATGCACTCGGTAGCTCCCATGGAGAAAAAGAAGTGGTACTGGGTTACACAGTCAGACAAAGAGATGGTGACACCCTGTGACAGGCAGGTGGCTAGCAGTTTAGGTACTGTGGCTGTGGTGTACCAGATCTCCAGGAAGGACAGATTTCCTAAGAAAATGTACATGGGCATCTGGAGTGTGGGCTCCATCACAACAGTGAATATGATGAGGGTGTTTGCCATTAGGGACAGCAGATACACAGTGAGAAACATCACAAACAATGTGAGTCTCAGGTAGAAAATACCAGGAAACCCAAGAAAATTGAACTCGGTCACTGTGGTCTGGTCTGTCATCTCCGTAGCTCATCCTCTCTGATCTGGAACCAACAAGCCTGGATAATAGATGAGCAAGAATGGGATACAtttgttatcatttatttaatgacGATAATAGACTTCTAGTAttagtaaatattaaattttacacACGGAGTAGCTCACTAAATTGAGAAAAGAAATCTCCATGGTAAATATTCAAAGAATCAAAAACTTCCAATGAAGAAACTTGGGGAGTGATTTTCCTACACTTTCGTCACTTTAAATGGCAGGGCaggttatgattttttttttgagagtgcatctctcatatttattgatcaaatgcttgttaacaacaataaaattctgtatatgggagtcagtgctcaatgaacaatcattaattcaccccaacCCTAATTCTcatcactctccaatcttctgaagcataatgaacaagtttttacatggtgaacaaattcttacatagtgaataagttcttacatggtgaacagtacaagggcagtcatcacaaaaactttcgttttgatcactcattatgaattttaaacaatcaggtcaaatatgaataatcgtttcatttttacacttgatatatatgtgaatcccacatttctccctttattattattattttttaaataaaatgctgaagtggtaggaagatgcaagataaaggtagaaaacatagcttagtgttgtaagagagcaaatgtagatgatcaggtgtgtgcctgtagactaagtgttaatccaagctagaaaagggcaataaaacatccactgataccgaagatttctctcaaaacagtgggggtgaggttctaagcctcacctctgttgatccacaatttgTCACCTGATGGcatccctgcgactgtgcctgtcttcggttgttcctcccttgaggaatcttacccgtctctggctaaccaatcatctcctggggccatatagggaaatgtaaagttgataagtgagagagaagccatattgtttgaaaaggttagctttttatttctttgcagatttataccctgtggcttctatgcccagcatttgtcttgaagtatttttaccacttggaagaattatgatactcagtaaattcgatatgaggcatgaaatctatttaagggttgtaattaggaaggaaaaagaaaacctatagaggcagaagatggaagaaaacatgagaatattgattatttctttgacatatcttcttgtagagtaacttaagcatgt includes:
- the LOC108404520 gene encoding olfactory receptor 5A2-like, producing the protein MFLTVYLLSLMANTLIIFTVVMEPTLQMPMYIFLGNLSFLEIWYTTATVPKLLATCLSQGVTISLSDCVTQYHFFFSMGATECILLAVMAYDWYLAVCNPVRYSVLVRIPVCLQFSAGSWIGGFISPLLSTILISHLNFCGPQKINHFFCDSDPIYKLSCSDTFLVEALSYTCSSVVILSYFPLTMSSYGYIVVTVIRMSSQEAWRKAFSTCASHITVVTIYYRTIIFAYVCPPAKYNFTIGKVVSMF